TAGAGTAATACACCCTTTTTCGCGCAAAGTCTCAAGAATCGCAACACCTAAGGCCGCGCCCTCATGAGGGTCTGTGCCTGCTCCTAACTCGTCAAGCAAAATTAATGATTTATCAGTTGATTGTTTCAAGATATATATAATTTTTTTCAAGTGCGAGCTAAAAGTTGAAAGATTTTGCTCAATGCTCTGTTCGTCGCCTATGTCAGCAAAAATTGAGTCAAACGTGCCTATTATAGTCCCGTCCCTAGCAGGTACAGGAAGACCAAGCCAAGCAAGAATTATTAAGACTCCTACAGTTTTAAGAGTTACAGTTTTGCCGCCCGTGTTAGAGCCAGTTATTACAAGTGAATTAAAATTTTTGTCCCCTCCGCAGTAAATATCAATCGGGACTGCTTTATCTTTCAGCATGGGATGGCGGGCACCGACTAACTTAAAAATTTTGTCCCGAGTCAGTTCAGGCCGAACCCATTTTTTAACGCGAATCAAATAATCACATGCGCACAATAAATCAAACGTGCCTATAATTCTTTCAGCGTTAATAATTGCATTCTCACGGGATAAAATATTACGAGTCAAGCCTAATAAAATAATTCTCTCTTCGTCGTGTTCATCGCGGGATTTGATTATTAACGAGTTATTTATGCTTGATAGTGCGCGGGGCTCCATATATACAGAATTCCCTGATGCTGAACGTTCAACAGCAAGACCCGGAAAGCGATTTATATATTCCTGCCTGACTAGAAATAAAAATCTTCCTTCACGCCATGAGACTGCCCGTTCCTGCAACATGTTTAATATATTAGAGTCCTCGAATAATTTTTGTGAGATTCTCCGTGCATTTCGCTTTAAATTCTCGATTTCTGAGCGTAGTTCACTCAATTTGTGAGAGGCATTATCTGACAATCTCCCGGAGTCTTCTATTACGTTCAATGCGTCAATTTCAGGGGCAAAATCTCTTATACCATGCCGCAAATTTTCGACTGATTTATATTTTGATGAGATCGGCGCGAGTCCTTCACGCAAATTTCTAGCTGCCTGCAATAATAATCTGACCCGTAATAATTCCTCGCCTGATAAAATGCCGCTTTTTTTCGCACCTGCAAACATGGGTGAGACTGCTTCAAGACTCGCATTAAATTTGAATTCGCCGTTATTGTCTATTAAATCAAGCCATTCACGCAATAAATCATCACGCTTTATTAACGAGTCAAAATCTTCACAGGGAGCCAGATTCGATAATACAAGCTCCCCGAGTTCACCGCGCAAGTTCTCTCTAAATGGGAGCAAGTTTTTATCGAGTTCTAATATTTCTATTACGCTGTTATCAAGCAGCATTTATTGTTTATCTCCGCTCAAGTGCGAAAAGTCAATAATACCCTTAGACTCTAATAAATTTCTGACATGAGGCCAAGCGTATGAAGCTCCCTTCATTGTGTAGCTTTCACTCATCCAAGCAGTGGGAATTACGGGCGAAAAAGTTATTAATACCCCGTAAATAAATAATATAACAAAGCAGGTTTTTACAGCTCCTATTAAGAGGCCGCAAAAATGATCCATCACTGACAATTTAGTAACTCGGACTAAATACGACAAAATCATGCTTATAACAGCAAATATAATTTCTACCACGAAAAATATAATCACTGCGCAAATAAATGCTGCAATAGTACGATCCAAATTTGAATGCGAGAAATAACGGAAAAATAATTCTACTGCAGGATCTAGGAATTTCCACGCACAAAAAGCACTTACCATTAAGCCCACGAGTCCTATAATTTCACCTGAAAATCCGTTCATGAATCCCCTATACAAGAAAAACGCCAGCACTAAGGCCATTATTATGTCAAAAATATATGCGAACTGCAAAATAATTAACTCCCTTCACAAATTAATAATTATTTACTCCCTGAGGAGCGCGATAATACAAAATTTTTAAGTCCATAGGACTCACTGCCGAATTTATTTTATTGCACGCGATATTACACAAAGATTTTATATCAGGCCTCACAATTTCATGCGAGTAATTATTTAAATCATTCATGTTAATACGCTCAAAATCATCTGATATTATATGCGAGTCGGGATTATTAACAAGCCAAGATCTTATTTGCTCGTGTGAGTATTCGCCGGGGTCAAGAAAATTTTTACACGACGCATAAACAAAACCGTGTCCGGCATAAATCAGCGTTAAAACTTTTCTATGATTGCAATTATATGCTAACATTTCGAGACTTGAGACTTGAATAATTTTCGCGCTCGCAGCATAAGCCAGTCCCGACACATAAGCAGCTCCGACTCTGATTCCCGTGAAATATCCCGGCCCGTTCGTCAAAGCAATATAATCAAGATCGCAAAAATCTAAATTATTATCACGCAAAATTTTCTCGGTCATCTTTGGCAGTTCCCCGGACTGTTTACGGCCTAAATCCTGCTGTATAAAGTCAACAATTTCACCGTCAATGCAGAGTCCCGCCCCCGTCAATCTCAAGCATGAATCAATAGCAAGCAGCTTCATAATTTCGAAATCACCCCTTCAGCCTTGAGTCCCTGACCTGAAAATTTTATTTCACGTTCTGACTCGTTCAAAGCAGAAAATTTTACATTTATTATATTATCTGAAATTATGCCGGGTAATCTCTCAGGCCACTCGATAAATACAACAAATTCATTTATTCCGCAGTACTCTTCAAGCCCGATAAAATTTGCGCTTTTCTCGTCGAGTCTATATAAATCAGCGTGAATTACTACAAAATTTTTTGACTCGTATTCATTTATAAGAGTAAACGAGGGACTCCGGACTCCTGAAATATTTAACTCTTCACAGACTCCGCGCACAAAAACTGTTTTGCCCGTGCCTAAATCACCGTAAAGCAAGATA
The genomic region above belongs to Synergistaceae bacterium and contains:
- a CDS encoding Smr/MutS family protein, which produces MLLDNSVIEILELDKNLLPFRENLRGELGELVLSNLAPCEDFDSLIKRDDLLREWLDLIDNNGEFKFNASLEAVSPMFAGAKKSGILSGEELLRVRLLLQAARNLREGLAPISSKYKSVENLRHGIRDFAPEIDALNVIEDSGRLSDNASHKLSELRSEIENLKRNARRISQKLFEDSNILNMLQERAVSWREGRFLFLVRQEYINRFPGLAVERSASGNSVYMEPRALSSINNSLIIKSRDEHDEERIILLGLTRNILSRENAIINAERIIGTFDLLCACDYLIRVKKWVRPELTRDKIFKLVGARHPMLKDKAVPIDIYCGGDKNFNSLVITGSNTGGKTVTLKTVGVLIILAWLGLPVPARDGTIIGTFDSIFADIGDEQSIEQNLSTFSSHLKKIIYILKQSTDKSLILLDELGAGTDPHEGAALGVAILETLREKGCITLATTHHNPIKQYALTTQGVETASMEFNIERLEPTYKLLMGVPGRSSALLIAKRYGMPEKVLKLAQGSLDSRELTAEDIMSELNERRAALDNAEKEFQDKLHEAENLREQYQSRVKEIDYQRDKIMKAADLKAEKFIARAEETSKDIIRSMEQSARDLARKGYNVKRRELKTLRDLVDKRHQKRTEREIENSPKPFNPAPGVTAMVAGSGFVGIINEIKNGRAYMTSGPLNIDVPVSQLIATDKKAKIATPPIDTSHLLETPSVPPSIMVRGMLVGEAMPLVENYLDRAYRANHSVVTIIHGRGEGILRREVHSLCSRLSYVKDFRLGGEGEGGFGVTIVTFK
- a CDS encoding CvpA family protein, which gives rise to MQFAYIFDIIMALVLAFFLYRGFMNGFSGEIIGLVGLMVSAFCAWKFLDPAVELFFRYFSHSNLDRTIAAFICAVIIFFVVEIIFAVISMILSYLVRVTKLSVMDHFCGLLIGAVKTCFVILFIYGVLITFSPVIPTAWMSESYTMKGASYAWPHVRNLLESKGIIDFSHLSGDKQ
- the tsaE gene encoding tRNA (adenosine(37)-N6)-threonylcarbamoyltransferase complex ATPase subunit type 1 TsaE — protein: MTQDKIFISHSENETLELGRRVAKNLFGGLVILLYGDLGTGKTVFVRGVCEELNISGVRSPSFTLINEYESKNFVVIHADLYRLDEKSANFIGLEEYCGINEFVVFIEWPERLPGIISDNIINVKFSALNESEREIKFSGQGLKAEGVISKL
- the tsaB gene encoding tRNA (adenosine(37)-N6)-threonylcarbamoyltransferase complex dimerization subunit type 1 TsaB: MKLLAIDSCLRLTGAGLCIDGEIVDFIQQDLGRKQSGELPKMTEKILRDNNLDFCDLDYIALTNGPGYFTGIRVGAAYVSGLAYAASAKIIQVSSLEMLAYNCNHRKVLTLIYAGHGFVYASCKNFLDPGEYSHEQIRSWLVNNPDSHIISDDFERINMNDLNNYSHEIVRPDIKSLCNIACNKINSAVSPMDLKILYYRAPQGVNNY